From a single Pyxidicoccus xibeiensis genomic region:
- a CDS encoding pilus assembly protein TadG-related protein: MRLPLPLRLSDSRWRRARGQTLTLAALSLLLLALMVALTFNLGHALRGKVRLQHHVDAQAYSMAIVEARALNYFAVSNRAIAATYVTMNSLHAHMAAASATEAMLRAGAANFRDIAVMEGALCGGEPSHCRDLADATKISLDFADAADRYKRKLQGMDADFRKAVTRLDAMLDSLRKSQSGVFHQTQKVLLAKGDRGLEALYEVNSPSRGDRALGVARAQPLPEFVGALNGSTFACALDGNRCQGRQDAEPATHAKVMTEVANATRPRWTASRMDPSHLNDRFLQELTRSLQKNEGSTQVLEHQGTAKTVESLGALHGRGRADGNTGLISAADEHGRLVSRWRDGFATNAYSSRVASNAVGGLHSHGHRGLRVHFFEGVFSRELKSCTQEVRGNCFMQFRPVPDAREDFGQPSVFAYARQQLRADRPDQAPWQLNEHGRLEVEHGRQGTAELRLAPGEGAAMSRALVYYHRLGDWREPPNLFNPYWRAKLHPMTPEQAAQVLRAAGHHEALPLAEDLAR; encoded by the coding sequence ATGCGTCTTCCCCTTCCGCTACGACTGAGCGACTCGCGCTGGCGACGGGCGCGCGGGCAGACGCTCACGCTGGCCGCGCTCTCGCTGCTGCTGCTCGCGCTGATGGTGGCGCTGACCTTCAACCTCGGCCATGCGCTGCGCGGGAAGGTCCGGCTCCAGCACCACGTGGATGCCCAGGCGTACTCCATGGCCATCGTCGAGGCACGGGCCCTCAACTACTTCGCCGTGTCCAACCGTGCCATCGCCGCCACCTACGTGACGATGAACAGCCTGCATGCCCACATGGCCGCGGCGAGCGCCACGGAGGCCATGCTGCGCGCGGGAGCCGCCAACTTCCGGGACATCGCGGTGATGGAGGGCGCGCTGTGCGGTGGAGAGCCCAGCCACTGCCGAGACCTCGCGGATGCCACGAAAATCTCCCTGGACTTCGCGGATGCGGCGGACCGCTACAAGCGAAAGCTGCAGGGCATGGACGCTGACTTCCGGAAGGCCGTCACCCGCCTGGACGCGATGCTCGACTCGCTCCGCAAATCGCAGAGCGGCGTGTTTCACCAGACCCAGAAGGTGCTGCTCGCCAAGGGCGACCGCGGATTGGAAGCGCTGTACGAGGTGAACTCGCCCTCACGAGGAGACAGGGCCCTGGGCGTGGCACGCGCGCAGCCACTGCCCGAGTTCGTGGGAGCCCTCAATGGCTCTACTTTCGCCTGTGCCCTCGATGGGAATCGCTGCCAAGGCAGGCAGGACGCCGAGCCCGCGACACATGCCAAGGTGATGACCGAGGTCGCCAACGCGACCCGCCCGCGATGGACGGCGAGTCGCATGGACCCTTCCCACCTGAACGACCGCTTCCTCCAGGAGCTCACGAGGAGCCTTCAGAAGAACGAGGGTTCCACCCAGGTGCTCGAGCACCAGGGCACGGCGAAGACCGTCGAATCTCTGGGAGCGCTCCATGGTAGAGGCCGGGCGGATGGCAACACCGGCCTGATCAGCGCGGCGGACGAGCACGGACGGCTGGTCTCACGCTGGAGGGATGGCTTCGCGACGAACGCCTACAGCTCCCGCGTGGCCTCCAACGCCGTCGGAGGGCTGCACTCCCACGGGCACCGCGGACTGAGGGTCCACTTCTTCGAGGGCGTCTTCTCGCGCGAGCTGAAGTCCTGCACCCAGGAAGTCAGGGGCAACTGCTTCATGCAGTTCCGCCCCGTGCCGGACGCCCGCGAGGACTTCGGCCAGCCCTCCGTCTTCGCCTATGCACGCCAGCAGCTCCGCGCGGACCGGCCGGACCAGGCACCCTGGCAGCTCAACGAGCACGGCCGGCTCGAGGTGGAGCATGGCCGCCAGGGCACGGCCGAGCTGCGCCTCGCCCCCGGCGAGGGTGCGGCCATGTCCCGGGCGCTCGTCTACTACCACCGCCTGGGCGATTGGCGGGAGCCACCCAACCTCTTCAATCCCTACTGGCGCGCCAAGCTGCACCCGATGACGCCCGAGCAGGCCGCACAGGTGCTGCGCGCCGCGGGCCATCACGAGGCGCTGCCGCTCGCCGAGGACCTTGCCCGATGA
- a CDS encoding TadE family protein, producing MGAPTPPGSRRQSGQAAIESAVVLPLYVFLILGTLQLSLMHQARLMTKYAAYRAVRAGSLNHARVKPMERAALAALLPLVSRDAGNGVEHIQPVDGAERFLAKWRQWQEVRENVMPGGLPVAEVTVCGPLARDMPTGVDQVDFDDPRWAGASGWHESMRTKLRVQVTFNYRMPIPFANMVIYSIAHHRSVPSMLRLERPRRASDPPASPQAAYDALASNGVYVLPIRATYTLRMQSNLFPRQDSLPEKNRCVFPFRYD from the coding sequence ATGGGAGCCCCCACGCCTCCAGGAAGCCGCCGTCAGTCCGGCCAGGCCGCCATCGAGTCGGCCGTGGTCCTCCCGCTCTACGTCTTCCTCATCCTCGGCACCCTGCAGCTGTCGCTGATGCACCAGGCCCGGCTGATGACGAAGTACGCCGCCTACCGGGCGGTGCGCGCGGGCTCGCTGAACCATGCGCGCGTCAAGCCCATGGAGCGCGCCGCGCTCGCGGCCTTGCTGCCGCTGGTGAGCCGGGACGCGGGCAACGGCGTCGAGCACATCCAGCCCGTCGACGGCGCGGAGCGCTTCCTGGCCAAGTGGCGGCAATGGCAGGAGGTCCGCGAGAACGTGATGCCGGGCGGCCTGCCGGTGGCCGAGGTCACCGTCTGCGGCCCGCTGGCCCGAGACATGCCCACCGGAGTCGACCAGGTGGACTTCGACGACCCGAGGTGGGCCGGCGCCTCCGGCTGGCACGAGAGCATGCGGACGAAGCTGCGCGTCCAGGTGACCTTCAACTACCGGATGCCCATCCCCTTCGCGAACATGGTCATCTACTCCATCGCCCATCACCGCAGCGTGCCCAGCATGCTGCGCCTGGAGCGACCCCGTCGCGCCTCGGACCCGCCTGCTTCGCCGCAGGCGGCCTACGACGCACTCGCCAGCAACGGTGTCTACGTGCTGCCCATCCGCGCCACCTACACGCTGCGCATGCAGTCGAACCTCTTCCCCCGCCAGGACTCCCTCCCCGAGAAGAACCGATGCGTCTTCCCCTTCCGCTACGACTGA
- a CDS encoding DUF5694 domain-containing protein, translated as MPSLLPASWKRFLVVLLAGPLSACATAPTPTGSPTPTEAREDAPDLLGAKEPKARLMMLGTFHFKDSGLDRYKPQHGVDVLSPERQREVEALVEALARFQPTRIAVEQKSHKQAALDTAYQDHVAGRAELTANELQQVGFRLAKKLGHAKVYAVDADPNRLFFPLFEQVDEKQLETLDARWQERFKQLYAHDDALKTRQSLAGHLRYLNSPERIRQGHGSYSIGLFKVEGEDGYLGADLRAAWYDRNLRIFRNLQRLAASPEERVLLIIGAGHLPILQFVAGTSPEFEVVDVRDYLGE; from the coding sequence GTGCCCTCACTGCTGCCTGCTTCGTGGAAACGGTTCCTCGTCGTGCTCCTGGCCGGCCCTCTGTCCGCCTGTGCAACTGCTCCGACGCCGACGGGGTCTCCGACGCCGACGGAGGCCCGGGAGGACGCGCCCGACCTGCTGGGCGCGAAGGAGCCCAAGGCCCGGCTGATGATGCTGGGGACGTTCCACTTCAAGGACAGCGGGCTGGACAGGTACAAGCCCCAGCACGGGGTCGACGTGCTCTCGCCCGAGCGCCAGCGCGAAGTCGAAGCGCTGGTGGAGGCGCTGGCGAGGTTCCAGCCGACGCGCATCGCGGTGGAGCAGAAGTCGCACAAGCAGGCCGCGCTGGACACCGCGTACCAGGACCATGTCGCGGGCCGCGCGGAGCTGACGGCCAACGAGCTGCAGCAGGTGGGCTTCCGGCTGGCGAAGAAGCTGGGCCACGCCAAGGTCTACGCGGTGGATGCGGACCCGAACCGGCTGTTCTTCCCGCTGTTCGAGCAGGTGGACGAGAAGCAGCTGGAGACGCTGGATGCGCGGTGGCAGGAGCGCTTCAAGCAGCTGTATGCCCATGACGACGCGCTGAAGACGCGCCAGTCGCTGGCCGGGCACCTGCGCTACCTCAACTCGCCGGAGCGCATCCGCCAGGGGCATGGCTCCTACTCCATCGGCTTGTTCAAGGTGGAGGGCGAGGATGGCTACCTCGGCGCCGACCTGCGGGCGGCCTGGTACGACCGCAACCTGCGCATCTTCCGCAACCTCCAGCGCCTGGCGGCCTCGCCAGAAGAGCGCGTCCTCCTCATCATCGGCGCGGGCCACCTGCCCATCCTCCAGTTCGTCGCCGGCACCTCGCCCGAGTTCGAGGTGGTCGACGTGAGGGACTACCTCGGGGAGTGA
- a CDS encoding NAD(P)H-quinone oxidoreductase, with the protein MKVQRITQPGGPEVLALEERPEPEPGPGELRVRVRASALNRADLLQIRGFYPPPQDVPADVPGLEYAGEVEAVGPRTRRFKVGDRVMGLVGGGAWAESLITHEREALPMPEGMSFTDAAALPEAYLTAYDALVLQGELRPGETVLIHAVASGVGSAAAQLCSASGARVVGTGRSAAKLARASEWGVARTVLCDSSPPAFADAVRAETGGRGADLCLDLVGGDYVPETLNALAPRGRVILVGLVAGTSTELNLGTVLVKRLRVTGTVLRSRPLEEKIALSQSAERHLLPLFLSGALKPVVDAVVPMSQLRQALERMERNDSVGKLVVRWE; encoded by the coding sequence ATGAAGGTCCAGCGCATCACCCAGCCCGGCGGTCCCGAAGTGCTTGCCCTGGAGGAGCGCCCCGAGCCCGAGCCCGGCCCCGGCGAGCTGCGCGTGCGCGTGCGGGCGTCCGCGCTCAACCGGGCGGACCTGCTGCAGATCCGGGGCTTCTACCCTCCTCCGCAGGACGTGCCTGCCGACGTGCCCGGCCTGGAGTACGCGGGCGAGGTGGAGGCCGTGGGCCCGCGCACGCGGCGGTTCAAGGTCGGCGACCGGGTGATGGGGCTGGTGGGTGGCGGCGCCTGGGCGGAGTCGCTGATTACGCACGAGCGCGAGGCCCTGCCGATGCCGGAGGGCATGTCCTTCACGGACGCGGCGGCGCTGCCGGAGGCCTACCTCACCGCGTACGACGCGCTGGTGCTCCAGGGCGAGCTGCGCCCCGGGGAGACGGTGCTGATTCATGCCGTGGCCAGCGGCGTGGGCTCGGCGGCGGCGCAGCTGTGCAGTGCGTCGGGGGCGCGCGTGGTGGGCACGGGGCGCAGCGCGGCCAAGCTGGCGCGGGCCTCCGAGTGGGGCGTGGCGCGCACGGTGCTGTGTGACTCCTCGCCGCCGGCCTTCGCGGACGCGGTGCGCGCGGAGACGGGGGGCCGGGGCGCGGACCTGTGCCTGGACCTGGTGGGCGGAGACTACGTGCCGGAGACGCTGAACGCGCTGGCGCCCCGGGGCCGCGTCATCCTGGTGGGACTGGTGGCGGGTACGAGCACCGAGCTGAACCTGGGCACGGTGCTGGTGAAGCGACTGCGCGTCACGGGCACCGTGCTGCGCAGCCGGCCGCTGGAGGAGAAGATTGCGCTGTCGCAGAGCGCGGAGCGGCACCTGCTGCCGCTGTTCCTCTCGGGCGCGCTGAAGCCCGTGGTGGACGCGGTGGTGCCCATGTCCCAGCTCCGTCAGGCGCTGGAGCGCATGGAGCGCAACGACTCCGTGGGCAAGCTGGTGGTGCGGTGGGAGTGA
- a CDS encoding DNA gyrase inhibitor YacG: MSTLPCPICKKPVPPRGENSAFPFCTKRCRAVDLGRWLGEEYRVPDRQADEQEDELPASSHPDRQGGDA; the protein is encoded by the coding sequence ATGAGCACCCTCCCGTGTCCCATCTGCAAGAAGCCCGTTCCCCCGCGAGGGGAGAACTCCGCATTCCCGTTCTGCACCAAGCGGTGCCGCGCCGTGGACCTCGGCCGCTGGCTGGGCGAGGAGTACCGCGTCCCCGACCGTCAGGCCGATGAGCAGGAGGACGAGCTGCCCGCCTCCAGCCACCCTGACCGGCAGGGCGGAGACGCGTGA
- a CDS encoding tyrosine-protein phosphatase: MSGFVDLHCHLLPGVDDGARTLDDALEMARALVDLGFSTVAPSPHARPEYAPVELVDARREELAAALARERIPLTLGRNAENVLDDAFLRGLGTPSSRTLGPGRYALVELPYTAPVPALPDILFRIRTKGVVPLLAHPERCLEFERKGRAAEAVRAGALLQLDVGALTGRYGPTAKKLSRAFLDDGLYAVAATDLHAPVGARDWVGRALAELRSRAGEQAFARLMREAPTSLLAGEPLESDAD, from the coding sequence GTGAGCGGCTTCGTCGACCTGCACTGCCACCTGCTGCCCGGGGTGGATGACGGCGCCCGCACCCTGGACGACGCGCTGGAGATGGCGCGCGCCCTGGTGGACCTCGGCTTCTCCACCGTCGCCCCCAGCCCCCACGCGCGGCCCGAGTACGCCCCCGTCGAGCTGGTGGACGCGCGCCGCGAGGAGCTGGCCGCCGCGCTGGCCCGCGAGCGCATCCCCCTGACGCTGGGGCGCAACGCGGAGAACGTGCTGGACGACGCCTTCCTGCGCGGCCTGGGCACGCCGTCGTCGCGGACGCTGGGCCCCGGCCGCTACGCCCTCGTCGAGCTTCCCTACACCGCGCCCGTGCCGGCCCTGCCGGACATCCTCTTCCGCATCCGCACCAAGGGCGTGGTGCCGCTGCTGGCGCACCCCGAGCGCTGCCTGGAGTTCGAGCGCAAGGGCCGCGCGGCGGAGGCGGTGCGGGCGGGTGCGCTGCTGCAGCTCGATGTGGGGGCGCTCACCGGGCGCTATGGCCCCACGGCGAAGAAGCTGTCCCGCGCCTTCCTGGACGACGGCCTCTACGCGGTCGCCGCCACCGACCTGCATGCCCCCGTCGGGGCGAGGGACTGGGTGGGCCGCGCCCTGGCGGAGCTGAGGAGCAGGGCAGGGGAGCAGGCCTTCGCCCGGCTCATGCGGGAGGCCCCCACCAGCCTGCTGGCTGGCGAGCCGCTGGAGTCTGACGCGGACTGA